Part of the Oreochromis aureus strain Israel breed Guangdong linkage group 20, ZZ_aureus, whole genome shotgun sequence genome, AGGAGCATTCACTGGAGGTCCAGCCTGCACAGACGCCTGCATCACCTCTGCCCTCAATGGGGCAACACATACACTCCCACCAAGGCACCAGAATTATAGGTTAGTGTCATGATGGTAATGATGGTCGGGGTGAACAGATAAGAGAGAGATGCCAGAGTGTCTCTGAGTGTGGAGTATTTGTACATATCACTATATCTCTTGTGTGTTTCTCTATAGAGAATAGTTGGTCAGGTCAGCATGCTTATGAGTGGCACTGTGGCCCTCACAGTGAGGAATACAGACAGCAGCCTGCAGCCTGGCCTAGTCCCCATGACAACCAATGGGTAAGTTCAAGAACCTCAGCTTCCTTGTAAATTTAGCCTTAATTATCTTTTCATACTGTGAGTCATTAATGTGTGACAGGCTTGATCAACTCGCAGTATTAGACTAACATGAGCCATTTCATTGGTGTTATATATGATTTATGAAGATAGTTAcacttttttgtctgtgtgtgtgtgtgtgtgtgtgtgtgtgtgtgtgtgtgtgtgtgtgtgtgtgttcaccacAGGGACACATAGCATATTCCGATGAGGCATCTGGATACATTGACTCAGATTCCCAGTCTAGTAGCTCCCAGTACCAGGATTCGCCATCACCATCCTCTGACACAGGGAGCAGGAAGGACAGAGATCCCCTGCCTCTTGCACCACTGTCAGGTAgagtggcacacacacacacacacacacacacacacaacaacaacacaacatttATAGATAGAACCAAGGAAATAACATTTAGAACATGTGTGTGTAAGTACTAAAACTCTCAACAGCCTACAAATATCAAACTTCTCCCACAcagcattctgttttcatgCACGCACAAATGAGACAGTGTTACCTCATATTTGTATTTACATCCCTTTTTTCCTCCTAAGGAAAGAGGAAGGAGCGGCTGTTCCAGTTCCTGTTTGAGATGCTTCAGACGCCATCGATGCGTAGCTGCATCTGGTGGGTCCAGTCCTCCTCTGGCACATTTCAGTTCTCTTCCCAAAACAAGGAGAGCCTGGCCCAGCTGTGGGGTCGGCGAAAGGGGAATCGCAAGCCCATGACGTACCAGAAGATGGCACGGGCTCTAAGGAACTACTCTCGCACAGGCGAGATTCACAAAGTTAAACGGAAGCTCACCTACCGCTTTGATGAGAAGACGCTAAAATGTCTACAGGGAGACTCAAATACAATGTAGAAACAATGACTGAGAATCTATATTAGCATAGAAATAGAATAAGGACAAAGGATGTCAAGGGAAGTCCCATGAATCTCTTGTCTGCTTATTATAGTTCTGTGGCATTTTTGAATAACAAATGAATACTGAGTATTTGAAAGCCAGAAACGGATACACCGTAGCTCAGAGTCAGTTATACATACAGACCCACATTGTATTCAGTGTGAGGGGATGAACTGGAAACGCAAACTTCAGGTACAGGCTAGGTGGGAGAGGTAATCTGGCTTTTATCATGTAAATCGAAAAGGTTATTGTATAACATCTACTTTATAAGTAGAACTTAAATCCTTTAAAGAAAAGTAGCAAATTTCTCTTCTTTGTGTGTGATTCTGTATCGCAGATATTTAGCAGATACAGTATACAATCATCTTCTTCATTTTGGTTAAGAAAACATGATCTGTTTgtgtcaaaaatgtcttttttttaatgataaaataaatctACACATATTTTCAGAACATCTGACTATATgcttgtctgtgtctgtctaaAATGATAAAGATAACCTGCGCAGTGCATGTGGCTCAAATAAACACAGATGTGCTTTCAAACTGAAGCAAACACAGATATGGACAGACAGACCTGCACCCACAGCCAAAATTGTATGCAAAGTGAGCATGCAGTGAAAAACCGCCACTAAAAACAGACGTGTTAATCAGTAACATCTAAAAAGTCCCCCATGCACACACAGAAgacagcacacacagacacacaccctaAACTTGGATGAGAGGTAGAGTAgtacttttttttcctataaAGCTGCCAAACTGAATTTCAGTCCCAAGTTAAATAAACAATAGTACAATATGTATACCATTCTAAAAGCCCACCCCACATAGGTCATCAAACTTGATTTTATAGAACACACTCACAGGTTTTGTTCCAGTAGTTTCTTCCTGCCACATTAGCAATGTCAAGTAGTAAAAGTGACTAATTTAGTGTATTCATGTATtgtatttatgtatgattttgaAGTACCTGTTTCGATTCTTCCATTCCAAAAGAAAGGCAGAAAAGAAATTCTACCTTTTCCTGAAATCCATGTTTCCTTTGCTGTGGTTACCAAGTACCTTGTGGCTTAAAATTTAACATTCAAAATTGAGCTCATAGATGATGAACTCTTGTAGATCATTCTCTCCACTAGTCAAGACTAGTGATTTTTAGCCTTAAGCTGTAAGGCATCAAAAAAGGCTCAGAGTAAAATGCAACTGTAATAACAATTCAGTTAGGTAATAAATATAACCATTATATGCCATTAAAAACCTTTGGCTTCATAACATTGTGGATGGGACTTTTATTTGCATGAAAGCTTTTGCTTTTGATTCATTCGATACACTACGTTTTGCTCATGATACATCTCTACTTGGACTTGTCGTAACTGAGAACTTTTAAATGTCGTCTTGCTGCAATTCcaacttttttttcaccccttacAGCACGAAACACACCCCTTGGGTGGAAAAACCCACATTTACATTATTCGGAATGGGGAAAGGCTCTTCACTTACTGATGAAATACAGATGGTGTCTCCATGGAGTGCATGCCTGTTGTTTGTGCACGTATAAGCGCATGCATGTTCGCATATAAAAAGTGTCAGCTCAGTGCCTTTTTTGCTAAATTGAAGCCAAAAGGAACAACAGACTTTCTTAGCAACAAACCATCAACTGCGTTGGATGTTACTCAGCTGCCTTCAAGGAAATTTGTTCTGTCATTCATAACAGCTTCTGGTTGCCTTGCTCTAATGGCTGAATGGAGCTGGGTGGCCTACACAGTACTAGAAGTGCTTATTGCTGCAGCATGTTGCTTTGGTAATGTGTTGGTGATGTGTGCTGTGTATTTCGGTATCCGGGATTCCCTTCGGGAACCAACATTCTGCTTCCTCGTGTCATTGGCAATGGCTGACTTCCTTGTGGGTGTGGCCGCTGTGCCCCTTGCAGTATTATTGGATGGCTGGGTGAGTCTAATCCCTGAGTTGTGCCTGCTTCTCAGCTGTGTTGTGCTGGTGTTGACGCAGGCATCTGTGCTGTCACTGCTAGCAATTGCTGTGGACCGATACCTGCGGTTGCACACACCACTCAGGTGAGGTCGGAACTCTGGGTCACTTGTTTTGTAAGTGAACACTGTgtgatattttcagtttttcctttttattgtattttatccCTTTCTTTCAGATACAAAGCCTTGGCCACTCAAAGGCACACATGGATCGGCGTGTCTGTTTGCTGGATACTTTCATGTCTCCTTGGCTTCACGCCTCTATTTGGCTGGCACAATTACTCCTCCCCAGCATCTGATTCTACCAACACATCTTCCACTTCTTTCATCCATCCGCCATGCACTTTCCTCTCTGTTATCTCCCTCCCTTTCATGGTCTACTTCAACTTCCTCGGATGTGTAATGGCACCCCTGCTGGTCATGACCCTCCTCTACACTCGAATCTTTTGGAGCCTACAGGGACGTCTAAAGGACAGCTGCCCTCAGACCCAGGCCTCTCTGCTCAGGGAGAAGAGGCTGGCCTGCTCCCTGGCTCTCGTTCTCATCTTGTTTGCTGGCTGCTGGATTCCTCTCCACCTGATGAACTGTCTGCTGTTGTTTCAAGGCCCTCAGGCTGTCACACAGGGAACGCTCTATACAGGCAGGTGACAGTACTTTTTCTAGCCCTTATGCAGTTTGCAGCTGGTTGTTAAATATTTGAGAGCATGTGACTCATTAACACCACACTTGCTGTGAAATGTAACACTAGCCAATCCAAATTTTCCAGGTATTCTCCTGTCTCATGCCAACTCAGCAGTCAACCCTGTGATCTATGCCTATCGCATTCCAAAGATCCAGCAGGCCTACAGTCAATTATGGAGGCGCTTCCTTGCATGGTTAAACTGTTGCCATCGGAAAAAAGCAGGTGCGCAGATCATTAACATGCAGCTAAACCATTAACATACACATCTGGATAAAGATGGAACACCAGTCTCCAATAAGGGGCCTTTTGGTCACTGAGTTCAAAGGACTTTGTAAGAAAGTTTCTGTCTACTCATAGAAACTGTGTTCAACCATCATTTAAAGCTTTATCAAAGCTAATCACATAGACTGGGGAAAGAAACCAGTTGAGAGTAAATTCTAGTTACGGATATTTGTGTGGAAACTTTATTCTACAAGTAGCAATTTCCTGTGtctccactagagggcagcatACACTAACAAACGGTACAGCTCCTGTTCGATGACAATCACAACTGCAGTGTGTGACAAATAATTTCAAGTTGCCATTCACTGATTTTTGGACCACTTATTTAACACAAACGTGACTTTATTAAAATGTACATATTTTAAAAGCACATAAGTTAACATTTTCAGTCAATTCAACACTAATCGTGTAAGTCCTGCgtgtcttcctcctccttttttatTATATCTGGCAATAAAATTCATACTTGAGCCATGAGCATATGTTCCTCAGTGTGCAGTGAGCTCCTCAGGGAAGGCAATAGACTGTATAGTTATCACCTGAGCAGGGTGCAGTCCCACCCACCAAACTATACAACCTACTACCTCACCCTGTCAGAGCCCAAGTCAAACACACCCCAGGTTCGCCTTTCGAAAAATGTTGGACCTATTTACCTGCTCGACGTGAAAACAAGAA contains:
- the LOC116330833 gene encoding adenosine receptor A3-like, translated to MECMPVVCARISACMFAYKKCQLSAFFAKLKPKGTTDFLSNKPSTALDVTQLPSRKFVLSFITASGCLALMAEWSWVAYTVLEVLIAAACCFGNVLVMCAVYFGIRDSLREPTFCFLVSLAMADFLVGVAAVPLAVLLDGWVSLIPELCLLLSCVVLVLTQASVLSLLAIAVDRYLRLHTPLRYKALATQRHTWIGVSVCWILSCLLGFTPLFGWHNYSSPASDSTNTSSTSFIHPPCTFLSVISLPFMVYFNFLGCVMAPLLVMTLLYTRIFWSLQGRLKDSCPQTQASLLREKRLACSLALVLILFAGCWIPLHLMNCLLLFQGPQAVTQGTLYTGILLSHANSAVNPVIYAYRIPKIQQAYSQLWRRFLAWLNCCHRKKAGAQIINMQLNH
- the LOC116330806 gene encoding transcription factor Spi-B-like, which codes for MLTEIETMAYATEIKLSGGRGAWSGVAPSSCPEVDLEVIEEYLQEHSLEVQPAQTPASPLPSMGQHIHSHQGTRIIENSWSGQHAYEWHCGPHSEEYRQQPAAWPSPHDNQWGHIAYSDEASGYIDSDSQSSSSQYQDSPSPSSDTGSRKDRDPLPLAPLSGKRKERLFQFLFEMLQTPSMRSCIWWVQSSSGTFQFSSQNKESLAQLWGRRKGNRKPMTYQKMARALRNYSRTGEIHKVKRKLTYRFDEKTLKCLQGDSNTM